In one window of Synchiropus splendidus isolate RoL2022-P1 chromosome 15, RoL_Sspl_1.0, whole genome shotgun sequence DNA:
- the lars2 gene encoding probable leucine--tRNA ligase, mitochondrial isoform X5 — translation MQFSLRRLVLYPLAIVRSGALRSSVRKSLHLSPSCRYLFSETGVWEKDYRAETRKKVEEWWKPRIMAQWQKDTQEQDPNKKKFYVLSMFPYPSGRLHMGHVRVYTISDTIGHFQRMRGHKVLNPMGWDAFGLPAENAAIERGLDPEEWTKSNIQSMREQLDSLGLCFNWDREVTTCLPEYYRWTQYLFIKLFEAGLAYQKEAVVNWDPVDQTVLADEQVDENGHSWRSGAVVEQRLLTQWFIKTTNYAKPLLDALADLPEWYGVKAMQANWIGDCTGCYFDFKLKVNGEDTGETLSAYSASPEAVFGAAYVAILPSHRLLHGSSSVRSALQQSFQPGRDSLTEVTALNLFTSQEVPVVISHREAFDASLDTVIGTPSSSEADLGVATSLNLKWTNVLTSHEAGDQTVINSHEFSGLSREKAFELITQKAREQKVGGHLTSSKLRDWLISRQRYWGTPIPLVHCGSCGPVAVPEEELPVILPKLPLLTGKGASPLELAHDWVDCKCPRCGGKARRETDTMDTFVDSAWYYFRYTDSSNTSRPFERHLADSWLPVDVYIGGKEHAVMHLYYARFFSHFCQDQGLVGHREPFKKLLVQGLIKGQTFRRVDSGQYLKREEVNLKEKEPLALDGSRVAVTWEKMSKSKHNGLDPQEVVQQYGVDTVRLYILYAAPPEQDILWNVKTDALPGVLRWQSRLWQLVTKLRSGRQLGDVPDPSRLKKKEQAEALNIWRNKNYAIQELGSAPGNTPSPLHLLGTEQQKKGKWKLILNPLGCWSHFINSLLCPPGFRLSLPFNADAFIGPQLSSGSPVCL, via the exons ATGCAGTTCTCCTTGAGAAGACTCGTTCTTTACCCCCTGGCCATCGTCCGCTCGGGAGCCTTGAGGTCTTCTGTGAGGAAATCTTTGCACCTCTCCCCAAGCTGTCGATACTTGTTCAGTGAGACGGGGGTCTGGGAGAAGGACTATCGGGCCGAGACCAGAAAAAAAGTGGAAGAATGGTGGAAACCGCGAATCATGGCACAGTGGCAGAAGGACACACAGGAGCAG GATCCCAATAAGAAGAAGTTTTACGTGCTCTCCATGTTTCCTTACCCGTCTGGACGGCTGCACATGGGTCACGTGCGAGTCTACACCATCAGTGACACCATTGGACACTTCCAGAGAATGAGGGGACACAAG GTTTTAAACCCAATGGGCTGGGATGCATTTGGACTTCCAGCTGAGAACGCAGCCATTGAAAGAGGTCTGGACCCAGAAGAGTGGACAAAAAG CAACATCCAGTCCATGAGGGAGCAGCTGGACAGCTTGGGCCTGTGCTTTAACTGGGACAGA GAAGTGACCACTTGTCTTCCAGAGTACTACAGATGGACGCAGTATCTGTTCATCAAGCTCTTTGAAGCAGGACTGGCGTATCAGAAAGAG GCTGTGGTGAACTGGGATCCTGTTGACCAGACGGTGCTGGCTGATGAGCAGGTCGATGAAAATGGCCACTCTTGGAGGTCCGGCGCTGTGGTGGAGCAGCGGTTGCTCACACAGTGGTTCATTAAGACCACGAATTACGCCAAG CCGCTGCTGGATGCGCTCGCTGACCTCCCCGAGTGGTATGGGGTCAAAGCCATGCAGGCCAACTGGATCGGGGATTGCACCGGCTGTTATTTCGATTTCAAACTGAAG GTGAATGGCGAGGACACCGGTGAGACTCTGTCGGCGTACAGCGCCTCTCCAGAGGCTGTTTTTGGAGCAGCTTATGTTGCCATCCTGCCCTCCCACCGCCTGCTGCACGGGAGCAGCTCAGTGCGCTCCGCACTCCAACAGTCTTTCCAACCGGGCAGAG ACTCGCTGACGGAGGTCACTGCACTCAACCTGTTCACCAGCCAGGAGGTTCCTGTCGTCATCTCGCACAGGGAGGCGTTCGATGCCTCTCTGGACACGGTCATTG GTACGCCGTCCTCCAGCGAGGCCGATCTGGGCGTCGCCACATCTCTAAATTTAAAGTGGACCAATGTTCTCACAAGCCACGAAGCTGGCGATCAGACCGTCATCAACTCGCATGAG TTCTCAGGACTCTCAAGGGAGAAAGCTTTTGAGCTCATCACCCAGAAGGCCAGAGAGCAGAAGGTTGGGGGACATCTAACCAGCTCCAAGCTCAGAGACTGGCTGATCTCCAGGCAGCGGTACTGGGGGACGCCGATACCCTTGGTGCATTGTGGGTCTTGTGGGCCGGTTGCCGTCCCAGAGGAGGAGTTACCGGTCATCCTGCCGAAACTGCCCTTGCTCACTGGAAAAGGCGCTTCTCCCCTGGAGCTGGCTCACGACTGGGTCGACTGCAAGTGTCCCAG ATGTGGCGGGAAAGCCAGGCGGGAGACGGACACCATGGACACCTTTGTGGACTCGGCCTGGTATTACTTCAGATACACCGACTCCAGTAACACAAGCAG GCCCTTTGAGCGCCACCTGGCGGACTCCTGGCTGCCTGTGGACGTGTACATCGGAGGAAAGGAACACGCAGTCATGCATCTGTATTACGCTCGCTTCTTCTCGCACTTCTGCCAGGACCAGGGCCTGGTGGGGCACAG GGAGCCTTTTAAGAAGCTTCTGGTCCAGGGTTTAATCAAGGGTCAGACTTTCAGACGGGTCGACAGTGGTCAGTACCTCAAGAGAGAAGAGGTGAACCTGAAAG AAAAAGAGccgctggcgttggatggcagTCGCGTGGCAGTGACGTGGGAGAAGATGAGCAAGTCCAAGCACAATGGTCTGGATCCTCAGGAGGTTGTGCAGCAGTACGGCGTGGACACGGTTCGTCTGTACATCCTCTACGCTGCGCCCCCGGAGCAGGACATCCTCTGGAACGTGAAGA CCGATGCTCTTCCTGGAGTTTTGAGATGGCAGTCCAGACTCTGGCAGCTGGTCACCAAGCTGAGAAGCGGCCGCCAACTCGGGGATGTCCCGGACCCCTCACGACTGAAAAAGAAGGAGCAGGCAGAGGCCCTCAACATTTGGCGCAACAAAAACTACGCCATTCAGGAG CTCGGCTCTGCCCCAGGCAACACACCCTCACCCCTCCACCTCTTGGGAACGGAGCAACAGAAGAAGGGAAAGtggaaattgattttaaatccTCTCGGTTGCTGGTCGCACTTTATAAATAGCCTCCTCTGCCCCCCAGGTTTTCGACTTTCTCTTCCCTTCAATGCTGATGCTTTTATAGGGCCTCAACTAAGCTCTGGAAGCCCAGTCTGTCTTTGA
- the lars2 gene encoding probable leucine--tRNA ligase, mitochondrial isoform X6 translates to MQFSLRRLVLYPLAIVRSGALRSSVRKSLHLSPSCRYLFSETGVWEKDYRAETRKKVEEWWKPRIMAQWQKDTQEQDPNKKKFYVLSMFPYPSGRLHMGHVRVYTISDTIGHFQRMRGHKVLNPMGWDAFGLPAENAAIERGLDPEEWTKSNIQSMREQLDSLGLCFNWDREVTTCLPEYYRWTQYLFIKLFEAGLAYQKEAVVNWDPVDQTVLADEQVDENGHSWRSGAVVEQRLLTQWFIKTTNYAKPLLDALADLPEWYGVKAMQANWIGDCTGCYFDFKLKVNGEDTGETLSAYSASPEAVFGAAYVAILPSHRLLHGSSSVRSALQQSFQPGRDSLTEVTALNLFTSQEVPVVISHREAFDASLDTVIGTPSSSEADLGVATSLNLKWTNVLTSHEAGDQTVINSHEFSGLSREKAFELITQKAREQKVGGHLTSSKLRDWLISRQRYWGTPIPLVHCGSCGPVAVPEEELPVILPKLPLLTGKGASPLELAHDWVDCKCPRCGGKARRETDTMDTFVDSAWYYFRYTDSSNTSRPFERHLADSWLPVDVYIGGKEHAVMHLYYARFFSHFCQDQGLVGHREPFKKLLVQGLIKGQTFRRVDSGQYLKREEVNLKEKEPLALDGSRVAVTWEKMSKSKHNGLDPQEVVQQYGVDTVRLYILYAAPPEQDILWNVKTDALPGVLRWQSRLWQLVTKLRSGRQLGDVPDPSRLKKKEQAEALNIWRNKNYAIQEFRSDVALLEVCSCYLARLCPRQHTLTPPPLGNGATEEGKVEIDFKSSRLLVALYK, encoded by the exons ATGCAGTTCTCCTTGAGAAGACTCGTTCTTTACCCCCTGGCCATCGTCCGCTCGGGAGCCTTGAGGTCTTCTGTGAGGAAATCTTTGCACCTCTCCCCAAGCTGTCGATACTTGTTCAGTGAGACGGGGGTCTGGGAGAAGGACTATCGGGCCGAGACCAGAAAAAAAGTGGAAGAATGGTGGAAACCGCGAATCATGGCACAGTGGCAGAAGGACACACAGGAGCAG GATCCCAATAAGAAGAAGTTTTACGTGCTCTCCATGTTTCCTTACCCGTCTGGACGGCTGCACATGGGTCACGTGCGAGTCTACACCATCAGTGACACCATTGGACACTTCCAGAGAATGAGGGGACACAAG GTTTTAAACCCAATGGGCTGGGATGCATTTGGACTTCCAGCTGAGAACGCAGCCATTGAAAGAGGTCTGGACCCAGAAGAGTGGACAAAAAG CAACATCCAGTCCATGAGGGAGCAGCTGGACAGCTTGGGCCTGTGCTTTAACTGGGACAGA GAAGTGACCACTTGTCTTCCAGAGTACTACAGATGGACGCAGTATCTGTTCATCAAGCTCTTTGAAGCAGGACTGGCGTATCAGAAAGAG GCTGTGGTGAACTGGGATCCTGTTGACCAGACGGTGCTGGCTGATGAGCAGGTCGATGAAAATGGCCACTCTTGGAGGTCCGGCGCTGTGGTGGAGCAGCGGTTGCTCACACAGTGGTTCATTAAGACCACGAATTACGCCAAG CCGCTGCTGGATGCGCTCGCTGACCTCCCCGAGTGGTATGGGGTCAAAGCCATGCAGGCCAACTGGATCGGGGATTGCACCGGCTGTTATTTCGATTTCAAACTGAAG GTGAATGGCGAGGACACCGGTGAGACTCTGTCGGCGTACAGCGCCTCTCCAGAGGCTGTTTTTGGAGCAGCTTATGTTGCCATCCTGCCCTCCCACCGCCTGCTGCACGGGAGCAGCTCAGTGCGCTCCGCACTCCAACAGTCTTTCCAACCGGGCAGAG ACTCGCTGACGGAGGTCACTGCACTCAACCTGTTCACCAGCCAGGAGGTTCCTGTCGTCATCTCGCACAGGGAGGCGTTCGATGCCTCTCTGGACACGGTCATTG GTACGCCGTCCTCCAGCGAGGCCGATCTGGGCGTCGCCACATCTCTAAATTTAAAGTGGACCAATGTTCTCACAAGCCACGAAGCTGGCGATCAGACCGTCATCAACTCGCATGAG TTCTCAGGACTCTCAAGGGAGAAAGCTTTTGAGCTCATCACCCAGAAGGCCAGAGAGCAGAAGGTTGGGGGACATCTAACCAGCTCCAAGCTCAGAGACTGGCTGATCTCCAGGCAGCGGTACTGGGGGACGCCGATACCCTTGGTGCATTGTGGGTCTTGTGGGCCGGTTGCCGTCCCAGAGGAGGAGTTACCGGTCATCCTGCCGAAACTGCCCTTGCTCACTGGAAAAGGCGCTTCTCCCCTGGAGCTGGCTCACGACTGGGTCGACTGCAAGTGTCCCAG ATGTGGCGGGAAAGCCAGGCGGGAGACGGACACCATGGACACCTTTGTGGACTCGGCCTGGTATTACTTCAGATACACCGACTCCAGTAACACAAGCAG GCCCTTTGAGCGCCACCTGGCGGACTCCTGGCTGCCTGTGGACGTGTACATCGGAGGAAAGGAACACGCAGTCATGCATCTGTATTACGCTCGCTTCTTCTCGCACTTCTGCCAGGACCAGGGCCTGGTGGGGCACAG GGAGCCTTTTAAGAAGCTTCTGGTCCAGGGTTTAATCAAGGGTCAGACTTTCAGACGGGTCGACAGTGGTCAGTACCTCAAGAGAGAAGAGGTGAACCTGAAAG AAAAAGAGccgctggcgttggatggcagTCGCGTGGCAGTGACGTGGGAGAAGATGAGCAAGTCCAAGCACAATGGTCTGGATCCTCAGGAGGTTGTGCAGCAGTACGGCGTGGACACGGTTCGTCTGTACATCCTCTACGCTGCGCCCCCGGAGCAGGACATCCTCTGGAACGTGAAGA CCGATGCTCTTCCTGGAGTTTTGAGATGGCAGTCCAGACTCTGGCAGCTGGTCACCAAGCTGAGAAGCGGCCGCCAACTCGGGGATGTCCCGGACCCCTCACGACTGAAAAAGAAGGAGCAGGCAGAGGCCCTCAACATTTGGCGCAACAAAAACTACGCCATTCAGGAG TTTAGATCGGATGTCGCGTTGCTGGAAGTGTGTTCTTGTTATTTAGCTCGGCTCTGCCCCAGGCAACACACCCTCACCCCTCCACCTCTTGGGAACGGAGCAACAGAAGAAGGGAAAGtggaaattgattttaaatccTCTCGGTTGCTGGTCGCACTTTATAAATAG
- the lars2 gene encoding probable leucine--tRNA ligase, mitochondrial isoform X7, with amino-acid sequence MQFSLRRLVLYPLAIVRSGALRSSVRKSLHLSPSCRYLFSETGVWEKDYRAETRKKVEEWWKPRIMAQWQKDTQEQDPNKKKFYVLSMFPYPSGRLHMGHVRVYTISDTIGHFQRMRGHKVLNPMGWDAFGLPAENAAIERGLDPEEWTKSNIQSMREQLDSLGLCFNWDREVTTCLPEYYRWTQYLFIKLFEAGLAYQKEAVVNWDPVDQTVLADEQVDENGHSWRSGAVVEQRLLTQWFIKTTNYAKPLLDALADLPEWYGVKAMQANWIGDCTGCYFDFKLKVNGEDTGETLSAYSASPEAVFGAAYVAILPSHRLLHGSSSVRSALQQSFQPGRDSLTEVTALNLFTSQEVPVVISHREAFDASLDTVIGTPSSSEADLGVATSLNLKWTNVLTSHEAGDQTVINSHEFSGLSREKAFELITQKAREQKVGGHLTSSKLRDWLISRQRYWGTPIPLVHCGSCGPVAVPEEELPVILPKLPLLTGKGASPLELAHDWVDCKCPRCGGKARRETDTMDTFVDSAWYYFRYTDSSNTSRPFERHLADSWLPVDVYIGGKEHAVMHLYYARFFSHFCQDQGLVGHREPFKKLLVQGLIKGQTFRRVDSGQYLKREEVNLKEKEPLALDGSRVAVTWEKMSKSKHNGLDPQEVVQQYGVDTVRLYILYAAPPEQDILWNVKTDALPGVLRWQSRLWQLVTKLRSGRQLGDVPDPSRLKKKEQAEALNIWRNKNYAIQEIGCRVAGSVFLLFSSALPQATHPHPSTSWERSNRRRESGN; translated from the exons ATGCAGTTCTCCTTGAGAAGACTCGTTCTTTACCCCCTGGCCATCGTCCGCTCGGGAGCCTTGAGGTCTTCTGTGAGGAAATCTTTGCACCTCTCCCCAAGCTGTCGATACTTGTTCAGTGAGACGGGGGTCTGGGAGAAGGACTATCGGGCCGAGACCAGAAAAAAAGTGGAAGAATGGTGGAAACCGCGAATCATGGCACAGTGGCAGAAGGACACACAGGAGCAG GATCCCAATAAGAAGAAGTTTTACGTGCTCTCCATGTTTCCTTACCCGTCTGGACGGCTGCACATGGGTCACGTGCGAGTCTACACCATCAGTGACACCATTGGACACTTCCAGAGAATGAGGGGACACAAG GTTTTAAACCCAATGGGCTGGGATGCATTTGGACTTCCAGCTGAGAACGCAGCCATTGAAAGAGGTCTGGACCCAGAAGAGTGGACAAAAAG CAACATCCAGTCCATGAGGGAGCAGCTGGACAGCTTGGGCCTGTGCTTTAACTGGGACAGA GAAGTGACCACTTGTCTTCCAGAGTACTACAGATGGACGCAGTATCTGTTCATCAAGCTCTTTGAAGCAGGACTGGCGTATCAGAAAGAG GCTGTGGTGAACTGGGATCCTGTTGACCAGACGGTGCTGGCTGATGAGCAGGTCGATGAAAATGGCCACTCTTGGAGGTCCGGCGCTGTGGTGGAGCAGCGGTTGCTCACACAGTGGTTCATTAAGACCACGAATTACGCCAAG CCGCTGCTGGATGCGCTCGCTGACCTCCCCGAGTGGTATGGGGTCAAAGCCATGCAGGCCAACTGGATCGGGGATTGCACCGGCTGTTATTTCGATTTCAAACTGAAG GTGAATGGCGAGGACACCGGTGAGACTCTGTCGGCGTACAGCGCCTCTCCAGAGGCTGTTTTTGGAGCAGCTTATGTTGCCATCCTGCCCTCCCACCGCCTGCTGCACGGGAGCAGCTCAGTGCGCTCCGCACTCCAACAGTCTTTCCAACCGGGCAGAG ACTCGCTGACGGAGGTCACTGCACTCAACCTGTTCACCAGCCAGGAGGTTCCTGTCGTCATCTCGCACAGGGAGGCGTTCGATGCCTCTCTGGACACGGTCATTG GTACGCCGTCCTCCAGCGAGGCCGATCTGGGCGTCGCCACATCTCTAAATTTAAAGTGGACCAATGTTCTCACAAGCCACGAAGCTGGCGATCAGACCGTCATCAACTCGCATGAG TTCTCAGGACTCTCAAGGGAGAAAGCTTTTGAGCTCATCACCCAGAAGGCCAGAGAGCAGAAGGTTGGGGGACATCTAACCAGCTCCAAGCTCAGAGACTGGCTGATCTCCAGGCAGCGGTACTGGGGGACGCCGATACCCTTGGTGCATTGTGGGTCTTGTGGGCCGGTTGCCGTCCCAGAGGAGGAGTTACCGGTCATCCTGCCGAAACTGCCCTTGCTCACTGGAAAAGGCGCTTCTCCCCTGGAGCTGGCTCACGACTGGGTCGACTGCAAGTGTCCCAG ATGTGGCGGGAAAGCCAGGCGGGAGACGGACACCATGGACACCTTTGTGGACTCGGCCTGGTATTACTTCAGATACACCGACTCCAGTAACACAAGCAG GCCCTTTGAGCGCCACCTGGCGGACTCCTGGCTGCCTGTGGACGTGTACATCGGAGGAAAGGAACACGCAGTCATGCATCTGTATTACGCTCGCTTCTTCTCGCACTTCTGCCAGGACCAGGGCCTGGTGGGGCACAG GGAGCCTTTTAAGAAGCTTCTGGTCCAGGGTTTAATCAAGGGTCAGACTTTCAGACGGGTCGACAGTGGTCAGTACCTCAAGAGAGAAGAGGTGAACCTGAAAG AAAAAGAGccgctggcgttggatggcagTCGCGTGGCAGTGACGTGGGAGAAGATGAGCAAGTCCAAGCACAATGGTCTGGATCCTCAGGAGGTTGTGCAGCAGTACGGCGTGGACACGGTTCGTCTGTACATCCTCTACGCTGCGCCCCCGGAGCAGGACATCCTCTGGAACGTGAAGA CCGATGCTCTTCCTGGAGTTTTGAGATGGCAGTCCAGACTCTGGCAGCTGGTCACCAAGCTGAGAAGCGGCCGCCAACTCGGGGATGTCCCGGACCCCTCACGACTGAAAAAGAAGGAGCAGGCAGAGGCCCTCAACATTTGGCGCAACAAAAACTACGCCATTCAGGAG ATCGGATGTCGCGTTGCTGGAAGTGTGTTCTTGTTATTTAGCTCGGCTCTGCCCCAGGCAACACACCCTCACCCCTCCACCTCTTGGGAACGGAGCAACAGAAGAAGGGAAAGtggaaattga
- the lars2 gene encoding probable leucine--tRNA ligase, mitochondrial isoform X8: protein MQFSLRRLVLYPLAIVRSGALRSSVRKSLHLSPSCRYLFSETGVWEKDYRAETRKKVEEWWKPRIMAQWQKDTQEQDPNKKKFYVLSMFPYPSGRLHMGHVRVYTISDTIGHFQRMRGHKVLNPMGWDAFGLPAENAAIERGLDPEEWTKSNIQSMREQLDSLGLCFNWDREVTTCLPEYYRWTQYLFIKLFEAGLAYQKEAVVNWDPVDQTVLADEQVDENGHSWRSGAVVEQRLLTQWFIKTTNYAKPLLDALADLPEWYGVKAMQANWIGDCTGCYFDFKLKVNGEDTGETLSAYSASPEAVFGAAYVAILPSHRLLHGSSSVRSALQQSFQPGRDSLTEVTALNLFTSQEVPVVISHREAFDASLDTVIGTPSSSEADLGVATSLNLKWTNVLTSHEAGDQTVINSHEFSGLSREKAFELITQKAREQKVGGHLTSSKLRDWLISRQRYWGTPIPLVHCGSCGPVAVPEEELPVILPKLPLLTGKGASPLELAHDWVDCKCPRCGGKARRETDTMDTFVDSAWYYFRYTDSSNTSRPFERHLADSWLPVDVYIGGKEHAVMHLYYARFFSHFCQDQGLVGHREPFKKLLVQGLIKGQTFRRVDSGQYLKREEVNLKEKEPLALDGSRVAVTWEKMSKSKHNGLDPQEVVQQYGVDTVRLYILYAAPPEQDILWNVKTDALPGVLRWQSRLWQLVTKLRSGRQLGDVPDPSRLKKKEQAEALNIWRNKNYAIQEVMTYA from the exons ATGCAGTTCTCCTTGAGAAGACTCGTTCTTTACCCCCTGGCCATCGTCCGCTCGGGAGCCTTGAGGTCTTCTGTGAGGAAATCTTTGCACCTCTCCCCAAGCTGTCGATACTTGTTCAGTGAGACGGGGGTCTGGGAGAAGGACTATCGGGCCGAGACCAGAAAAAAAGTGGAAGAATGGTGGAAACCGCGAATCATGGCACAGTGGCAGAAGGACACACAGGAGCAG GATCCCAATAAGAAGAAGTTTTACGTGCTCTCCATGTTTCCTTACCCGTCTGGACGGCTGCACATGGGTCACGTGCGAGTCTACACCATCAGTGACACCATTGGACACTTCCAGAGAATGAGGGGACACAAG GTTTTAAACCCAATGGGCTGGGATGCATTTGGACTTCCAGCTGAGAACGCAGCCATTGAAAGAGGTCTGGACCCAGAAGAGTGGACAAAAAG CAACATCCAGTCCATGAGGGAGCAGCTGGACAGCTTGGGCCTGTGCTTTAACTGGGACAGA GAAGTGACCACTTGTCTTCCAGAGTACTACAGATGGACGCAGTATCTGTTCATCAAGCTCTTTGAAGCAGGACTGGCGTATCAGAAAGAG GCTGTGGTGAACTGGGATCCTGTTGACCAGACGGTGCTGGCTGATGAGCAGGTCGATGAAAATGGCCACTCTTGGAGGTCCGGCGCTGTGGTGGAGCAGCGGTTGCTCACACAGTGGTTCATTAAGACCACGAATTACGCCAAG CCGCTGCTGGATGCGCTCGCTGACCTCCCCGAGTGGTATGGGGTCAAAGCCATGCAGGCCAACTGGATCGGGGATTGCACCGGCTGTTATTTCGATTTCAAACTGAAG GTGAATGGCGAGGACACCGGTGAGACTCTGTCGGCGTACAGCGCCTCTCCAGAGGCTGTTTTTGGAGCAGCTTATGTTGCCATCCTGCCCTCCCACCGCCTGCTGCACGGGAGCAGCTCAGTGCGCTCCGCACTCCAACAGTCTTTCCAACCGGGCAGAG ACTCGCTGACGGAGGTCACTGCACTCAACCTGTTCACCAGCCAGGAGGTTCCTGTCGTCATCTCGCACAGGGAGGCGTTCGATGCCTCTCTGGACACGGTCATTG GTACGCCGTCCTCCAGCGAGGCCGATCTGGGCGTCGCCACATCTCTAAATTTAAAGTGGACCAATGTTCTCACAAGCCACGAAGCTGGCGATCAGACCGTCATCAACTCGCATGAG TTCTCAGGACTCTCAAGGGAGAAAGCTTTTGAGCTCATCACCCAGAAGGCCAGAGAGCAGAAGGTTGGGGGACATCTAACCAGCTCCAAGCTCAGAGACTGGCTGATCTCCAGGCAGCGGTACTGGGGGACGCCGATACCCTTGGTGCATTGTGGGTCTTGTGGGCCGGTTGCCGTCCCAGAGGAGGAGTTACCGGTCATCCTGCCGAAACTGCCCTTGCTCACTGGAAAAGGCGCTTCTCCCCTGGAGCTGGCTCACGACTGGGTCGACTGCAAGTGTCCCAG ATGTGGCGGGAAAGCCAGGCGGGAGACGGACACCATGGACACCTTTGTGGACTCGGCCTGGTATTACTTCAGATACACCGACTCCAGTAACACAAGCAG GCCCTTTGAGCGCCACCTGGCGGACTCCTGGCTGCCTGTGGACGTGTACATCGGAGGAAAGGAACACGCAGTCATGCATCTGTATTACGCTCGCTTCTTCTCGCACTTCTGCCAGGACCAGGGCCTGGTGGGGCACAG GGAGCCTTTTAAGAAGCTTCTGGTCCAGGGTTTAATCAAGGGTCAGACTTTCAGACGGGTCGACAGTGGTCAGTACCTCAAGAGAGAAGAGGTGAACCTGAAAG AAAAAGAGccgctggcgttggatggcagTCGCGTGGCAGTGACGTGGGAGAAGATGAGCAAGTCCAAGCACAATGGTCTGGATCCTCAGGAGGTTGTGCAGCAGTACGGCGTGGACACGGTTCGTCTGTACATCCTCTACGCTGCGCCCCCGGAGCAGGACATCCTCTGGAACGTGAAGA CCGATGCTCTTCCTGGAGTTTTGAGATGGCAGTCCAGACTCTGGCAGCTGGTCACCAAGCTGAGAAGCGGCCGCCAACTCGGGGATGTCCCGGACCCCTCACGACTGAAAAAGAAGGAGCAGGCAGAGGCCCTCAACATTTGGCGCAACAAAAACTACGCCATTCAGGAGGTGATGACTTACGCGTAG